The sequence GTAAGGATCGCTTTTTCAGGTTTGGCCGGTAAAAGAAGATTCGGCTTAATCAGAACCCTGTCCTGTTTTTTAATACAATCTCCACCTATGGAGTCGATCATCTCAAAAAGTATCGGCTTTAAGGTTTCATAATCATATGCATCTGTTTTTGACAAGGAATCTTCGTTATTGCGGTTCAATCAATAAATTCCCCGATTATACTATACTTTAGCTTAAGTTTATGAATAAGGTGATCATAATGTTGCATCCGAATTATCGAACGAATAATCAGGTAAGCGCCAAAAACAATTAAGGTAAAATTGAGTATCCCCAACGGAACTAGAAAATATAAAACATGAAGGACGTCATAATATTTTGAAGTAGCTATCAGCACGCTCATAACCGACAGAGGTAAAGCTAATACAGCTATACCAGTCCGCATCACGGCCAAAGATGTGCGTTTTTCTGCTAAAAGAAGTTGCGCCTCATTGATTACTATTGGATTAATCTTCGTCTTATTGTTGATCAAATCTCATCCCTTTTGGATAAATACTTTGTTTTTAATAAAAAAGCAGGTTTCCTTACGGTCGAATCCCGCTTGAAAACGGGACTGCGGCTTGCCGTAGGGGGGTTCAATAATAAGGGGGATTTTTGCTTTTTTGGCCGGTTCGTTGGACAGTTTGCTTTTATTCATAATTAACTGTTAATTAACATTAACTTGCTGTTATAGCAACTAATGTTTTAGCTATTTTGATAGATTTTGGCCGGTTCATTAGCCGGCCTTCGGCATCCCGGAAGTCCTTGACATTAACCTTATGCAGGAGTAGAAGTTTAATCCTGAAAATTCCCGCGGGTTCTACCGGTGACGGATGTTCCGTCATTTTTTTAGGGATAAAAAAATAAAAACAGCCTGTATTGTCACCATACCGGTTTTTTTGCCGGCGGCATGCAGGCTTTTTTGTCTTCTTAACAGGATAAAATATATGCCAGTGTCTTTAAATAATGTGCAGGTTTCATCGGTTCTTTCACGTTTTACAGTAAAATTCAGGCAATATCTTAATACTCTCAGTCAGGCCCTGCCTGCTAAAGAGAAACAACTTGATATAATTATTAAAATATTGATCTGTGCGGCTATGGCAGGAATTATTGCGGCAGACATAATATATATGGAACATCTTGGCGAAGTCCGCGAAAAATTGATGGAAGTTTCTTATGGACTCGCTTTTATGCTCTTTGCACTGTTCTTTCTTTCAATAAGCATACTTGAATTGATATGGAGATCTTATCTTGTCTGGAAATACAGGCCGGTTTTTCCCTGCTCCCATGATAAACTTCTTTCATGCAGCGTAGTGGTTCCCGCATTCAACGAAGGCAGACAGGTTTACATGACCCTTAAAAGCCTTGCCGCAAGCAATTATCCTTCGGGAAAGTTTCAGATCATCGCTGTTGACGACGGAAGCTCTGACGACACGTGGAATTGGATATGCAAGGCAAAACAGGAGCTTGGAAGGAAAGTCACGGCATTAAAGCTCCCCTGCAATAAAGGGAAAAGGCATGCGCTGTATGCAGGATTTCAGCATAGCAGGGGCGAGGTTCTTGTTACCGTTGACAGCGATTCGGAAGTGAAACCGGAAACTATTCATAATCTCATAAGCCCGATGGTAAAAGACTTCAGGGTCGGGGCTGTTTCCGGAAATATCCGTGTATTAAACCATGATAAAGGCATAATTCCAAGGATGCTGGATGTGTTATTCGTCTTCAGTTTCGATTTCATACGCGCAAGCCAGAGTATGGTAAACATGGTGATGTGCACACCCGGAGCTCTTGCAGCCTACAGGAAGGACGCCATCCTGCCGGTTCTTCAGGAATGGTTGAACCAGACCTTTTTCGGAAGGCCGTCAAATATCGGGGAAGACCGCGCCATAACGAACCTTATCATCAGGGAAGGCTATGATGTTTTATACCAGCGTAATGCAGTGGCATATACCAATGTGCCGACAGGATATACGGGCCTCTGCAAGATGTTCCTCCGCTGGGCACGCAGCCATATACGGGAATCCATAGCAATGTCGGGGTTTGCATTTAAAAAATTCAGAAACGATTCCTTAACGGGGCTGCGCATAAATCTCATTCTGCACTGGTTAGGGATCATCCTGTCTCCGTTCTTCCTGTTTGCGATGATAGCCTGCCTTTACTGGCAGCCTCTATTGTTAGGATTATGTGTTATGGTCGGTATAATAATAACATCAACTGTAACCGGAATAGTATATACGAAACACTGCAAAAACTCGGACGCGCTTTTGTCTTATCTGTACGGATTATTTGTCTTTGTAAGCCTCTCATGGATATCGATTTATTCGCTTGCAACCATGCACCACTCAGGCTGGCTGACCAGAAGCAACAGCATAAAAAAAGAGCCATCATCAACCATTCCGCATAGATTTTATTTTGACTTGGATGGATTCGATTCCGGGAAGGAATTTCCGCTGCAAAGAAGCTCTCATGCAAATCTGTAATAAAAATTGATTATTATTTGATCAACGGGAGCTGGAGTTTCGCGGTCACACTTTATTCCTGTTCTTTTTATACGCACTAAGCCACTCTTCCCTGAATGCCTCAAACCGGTTCGAACCTATGGCGGCTCTTATATCTTTCATTAGATCCTGGTAGAATGTCAGGTTGTGAATAGTAAGCAGCGTTTCCGCAAGAGGATCCATCAAAAAGCGTAGATAGCGAAGAACCATACGCGGGTATGTCCTGCAGGTATAACAACCGCATTTCGTATCAAGCGGAAATTTATCTTTCCTGTATGTTTTATCAAGTATCCTGATTTTCCCCGTCCGGGTAAACAGGGTTCCCTGGCGAGCGTACCTGGTGGGAATTACACAGTCGAACATATCCATCCCACCCTGCACGGCGGCAAGTATGTCTTCAGGAAGGCCAACCCCCATCAAATATCTCGGTTTCTGTTCTGGTAAAAAGTGGGCGGTGACATCCACAACTTTTTTCATGAGTTCAAAGCCCTCTCCGACACTGACCCCGCCTATGGCATAACCGTCAAAAGGGATCGAGGTAATTTCAAGGGCGCTTTTCTGCCTTAGATCAGGGAAAACACCTCCCTGAATGATCCCGAACATGAACTGGTATTCCTTCAGTTCAACCTTCCTGCATCTTTCCGCCCATCCGGTCGTGCGTTTGACTGATTTTTCGATATATTCTCTCGATGCAGTGTGTTCAACGCACTCATCAAAAGCCATAACAATATCGGCTCCGAGGTCCCGCTGAATCTCCATTGATTTTTCAGGCGTAAAAAAAACACGCTCTCCGTCCTCCTTATATGAAAATGAAACTCCGTCATCGTTTATCTCTCTTCCGGGAAGAGAAAAAACCTGAAAACCGCCCGAATCGGTGAGAATGGTTTTATTCCAGCCCATAAAACGATGAAGTCCGCCCATCCGTTTGACAGTGGCAAGCCTTTCTCCGAGAGAGAGATGGTATGTATTTGCAAGAATAACCTCGGAATCCGTCTCGGCAACATCCCGTGGCGTAATTGAGCGCACAAATCCGGCCGTACCCACAGGCATAAAGGCAGGCGTCAGAACTTTCCCGTGAGATGTTGTAAATTCTCCTTTTCTTGCGCCGCATGAATCAACGGCAAGCAGATTAAAGCCTATATCTTTTGAATTCATAACATCTGTTTCCTGTCATATTCCGACAATCCCTGCAGTCTTGTATTATCCCTATCTGTTTTTTTAATTTTTCTGTCATATTTTTTAAGCCTGTTATATCGTTCAAAGGCATGGGCTGTAACAGGCATAAGAATCAATATGATCGCAAGTACTCTTATTGTCGGCCAGAATCTCTTTTGCATTTTATCCTATCACGCCCATTTGATTTTATGGTTTAGTCTCAATGATAAATTGGAACATCCATGGGCAAAGCCGATTTGCCTTCACTCTTTAATAATGTCTCATGTATCGCTATCATCTCAACCAAATAAAAAAGTGCGGAACGCACTGTTTTTAACGTGGAAATTAATTCATTGTGAAGTGTGCCAAGGGTATAATGAACAATATGTTTATTATTACGGCCTTTTCCCACCTCTGATTTATGCAGTACGATAAAACGATGAGTGGCTGCATTTCTGAGAGATTTCTTGACTTTCAGATACCCCTTTTCGCCTAAATCGTCTGATAGTTCAGCCAGCGCAATAATCGCCTGGTTACCTTTTTTGATCTTATCGGCTATCTCCGGCTGCCATTCCATCTGGTTTGCGTCTTTTCCTTTTATTCGCCACTGGTTGATAAAGTTTACCGCCTTGGCCGAACCTTTAATGCCAAGATATTCGGCAGTAGCAATTGCTACCTTGTCCAGAATATCAAAACAGGATTTTTGCGCCACTGTTATCAATGACGAATCCATGCCATAATGTGCATTATCAAGAGTATCAGAGTAAAAACCGCTTTCAGGAAGTTTACATTCAAAAGCATAATAAGCAAGCCAGCGCGCCAGCAGATAATCCGCCTTCATTGTGTTAAACATTGCAAAGCCAGGCGGAACGCCAGGCCCCCTGACAGAAGGTTCGGTTATACTGCCGATTATCAGTGAATCCCATCGTGAAATTGACTTGTCGAGCCCTTCAATTGTGGCTGAAAGAGCCAGCCTGTTCTCTGCCACGAATTTTTCATACGAGCTTAACGCTTTCAAATCCCAATTTTTGATTTTAGCAGGCTTTGTTTGAAGAAGTTTTGAAAACGACTCAAGTGCACGCTTTCCACCATATTTTAGTATGCTTTCGGGCGAATCTTTAAATATCAGTATATGTCGTGCGGCAATACTTCTCAGAATTTCAGGATCCCCAATGCCGATATCAGCATAGTAAAGAAGCAGTTGAGCGGCTCGCGCAGCGGCAATGCCGTTTGACTGATCATGCTTTAGCGCCTCTATATAAGAATCATAAGCCTCAACCCAGCGATGGGAGCGCCAAAGCAGATTCCCAATATTTGTCATGGCCTGCGTTGCCAGTTTAGAATCTTTTGAATTTTTTGCGGTAAATCCATAAAGCCAGCGGGCTTCTCTGCGCATTTCCCAGGTGTCGAGATGCCAGTTGTTTTCAGAACTGCTTTGCATTTCTGAAAGGCCAAAAAGACCATTGGCCAGATTATACCTGATATCAAGCCGTTCCGGATGGTCGTGAAGTATTTGGCGAAATATCTTAACCCCCTCTTCTATAGCCTCCTTATCATTGTTTGCCTTTCCGGCATCAACCAGAACGCAGGCCTTTAACCCATCAATTGCCGACCTGTCCAACATGTCTGCCTGGCTCAGATTGCGGGCAGCGGCAATTGCTTCACCAGGAGCCTTTTCAAGCAGGTCATAAAGTCGGGATCGCAGATCCTCTATCTTAGCTGTAATATTATGTTCATTCATTTTTTTTACTTATGGCCGTAATAATCCTTATACCATGAAAGAAAACAGGCAATGCCTGCCTCTATAGTAGTAGCGGGTTTAAAGCCGACATCTTTTATCAAATCATCAATATCTGCATAAGTTGCCGGGACATCGCCTGGCTGAAGGTCAAGAAATTCCTTTTCTGCTTTTTTGCCAAGAATATTTTCAATTGCCGCTATGAACTCCATAAGCTCAACAGGATTATTGTTGCCGATATTATAGAGTTTATACGGGGCATATGATGACCCTGGATCAGGAGCATCACCGCTCCATTTTTGATTTGGCTTTGGCACTCTGTTCATTACCCTTACAACCCCTTCTACGATATCATCGATATACGTAAAATCCCTTTTCATCTTCCCGTGATTAAATACCTTGATCGGTTTTCCCGCAAGTATCGCCTTTGTAAAGAGAAAAAGCGCCATATCAGGCCTGCCCCATGGGCCATATACCGTGAAAAATCTCAGGCCGGTGCAGGGAAGCTGAAACAAATGGCTGTATGCGTGTGCCATAAGCTCATTTGACTTTTTGGAAGCAGCATAAAGGGAAACAGGATGGTCAACATTATCATGAACCGAAAACGGCATTTTTGTGTTTGCGCCATACACAGAGCTGGATGATGCAAACACCAGGTGTTTAACGTTGTTGTGCCTGCAGCATTCAAGGATATTGACAAACCCG is a genomic window of Anaerolineae bacterium containing:
- a CDS encoding glycosyltransferase translates to MPVSLNNVQVSSVLSRFTVKFRQYLNTLSQALPAKEKQLDIIIKILICAAMAGIIAADIIYMEHLGEVREKLMEVSYGLAFMLFALFFLSISILELIWRSYLVWKYRPVFPCSHDKLLSCSVVVPAFNEGRQVYMTLKSLAASNYPSGKFQIIAVDDGSSDDTWNWICKAKQELGRKVTALKLPCNKGKRHALYAGFQHSRGEVLVTVDSDSEVKPETIHNLISPMVKDFRVGAVSGNIRVLNHDKGIIPRMLDVLFVFSFDFIRASQSMVNMVMCTPGALAAYRKDAILPVLQEWLNQTFFGRPSNIGEDRAITNLIIREGYDVLYQRNAVAYTNVPTGYTGLCKMFLRWARSHIRESIAMSGFAFKKFRNDSLTGLRINLILHWLGIILSPFFLFAMIACLYWQPLLLGLCVMVGIIITSTVTGIVYTKHCKNSDALLSYLYGLFVFVSLSWISIYSLATMHHSGWLTRSNSIKKEPSSTIPHRFYFDLDGFDSGKEFPLQRSSHANL
- the tgt gene encoding tRNA guanosine(34) transglycosylase Tgt → MNSKDIGFNLLAVDSCGARKGEFTTSHGKVLTPAFMPVGTAGFVRSITPRDVAETDSEVILANTYHLSLGERLATVKRMGGLHRFMGWNKTILTDSGGFQVFSLPGREINDDGVSFSYKEDGERVFFTPEKSMEIQRDLGADIVMAFDECVEHTASREYIEKSVKRTTGWAERCRKVELKEYQFMFGIIQGGVFPDLRQKSALEITSIPFDGYAIGGVSVGEGFELMKKVVDVTAHFLPEQKPRYLMGVGLPEDILAAVQGGMDMFDCVIPTRYARQGTLFTRTGKIRILDKTYRKDKFPLDTKCGCYTCRTYPRMVLRYLRFLMDPLAETLLTIHNLTFYQDLMKDIRAAIGSNRFEAFREEWLSAYKKNRNKV
- a CDS encoding LA2681 family HEPN domain-containing protein, producing the protein MNEHNITAKIEDLRSRLYDLLEKAPGEAIAAARNLSQADMLDRSAIDGLKACVLVDAGKANNDKEAIEEGVKIFRQILHDHPERLDIRYNLANGLFGLSEMQSSSENNWHLDTWEMRREARWLYGFTAKNSKDSKLATQAMTNIGNLLWRSHRWVEAYDSYIEALKHDQSNGIAAARAAQLLLYYADIGIGDPEILRSIAARHILIFKDSPESILKYGGKRALESFSKLLQTKPAKIKNWDLKALSSYEKFVAENRLALSATIEGLDKSISRWDSLIIGSITEPSVRGPGVPPGFAMFNTMKADYLLARWLAYYAFECKLPESGFYSDTLDNAHYGMDSSLITVAQKSCFDILDKVAIATAEYLGIKGSAKAVNFINQWRIKGKDANQMEWQPEIADKIKKGNQAIIALAELSDDLGEKGYLKVKKSLRNAATHRFIVLHKSEVGKGRNNKHIVHYTLGTLHNELISTLKTVRSALFYLVEMIAIHETLLKSEGKSALPMDVPIYH
- a CDS encoding NAD-dependent epimerase, with translation MDIKFKTVLITGAAGFIGFHLAKRLLDSGCHVAGVDNLNHYYDVGLKEDRLEILASNENFKFHKTDLSDKNGLEKIFGNTSFDVVVNLAAQAGVRYSLTNPGAYVDSNIVGFVNILECCRHNNVKHLVFASSSSVYGANTKMPFSVHDNVDHPVSLYAASKKSNELMAHAYSHLFQLPCTGLRFFTVYGPWGRPDMALFLFTKAILAGKPIKVFNHGKMKRDFTYIDDIVEGVVRVMNRVPKPNQKWSGDAPDPGSSYAPYKLYNIGNNNPVELMEFIAAIENILGKKAEKEFLDLQPGDVPATYADIDDLIKDVGFKPATTIEAGIACFLSWYKDYYGHK